One Gloeothece verrucosa PCC 7822 DNA window includes the following coding sequences:
- a CDS encoding rhodanese-related sulfurtransferase — protein sequence MSQVVVTFYKFVSLPDYTRLQAPILAYCQQQAIKGTILLACEGINATLAGTRAGIDAVLSFLRRDSRFEDLEVKESLAESPPFERMKVKLKREIVTLGQPQANPHQQVGIYVSPKDWNELISDPDVMVIDTRNDYEVSIGTFQGAINPQTHSFREFPNYIQNSLDPTQPKKIAMFCTGGIRCEKASSYLITQGFEQVYHLKGGILKYLEEIPPEESLWEGECFVFDERIAIKHQLEPGSYDMCRSCGHPISEMDKESPQYEEGICCPYCFESLGQEKRKRQQEKVRQLQLKSRKAFKNG from the coding sequence ATGAGTCAGGTTGTTGTTACCTTTTATAAATTTGTTTCTCTGCCAGACTATACCCGTCTACAGGCTCCTATTCTAGCCTACTGCCAACAACAAGCCATCAAAGGAACGATCCTACTGGCCTGTGAAGGAATCAACGCCACGCTCGCCGGGACTCGTGCGGGAATAGATGCAGTCTTGTCTTTTTTGCGTCGTGATAGCCGCTTCGAGGATTTAGAAGTCAAAGAATCTTTGGCCGAGTCTCCCCCGTTTGAACGCATGAAAGTCAAACTCAAGCGAGAAATCGTCACCCTAGGACAACCTCAAGCCAACCCTCATCAACAGGTAGGAATTTATGTCAGTCCTAAAGATTGGAATGAGTTGATCAGCGATCCCGATGTGATGGTCATTGATACTCGCAATGACTACGAAGTATCTATCGGGACTTTTCAAGGCGCGATCAACCCTCAAACTCATTCTTTCCGAGAGTTCCCCAATTATATACAAAATTCTCTTGATCCCACTCAGCCTAAAAAAATTGCCATGTTTTGTACTGGTGGGATTCGTTGCGAAAAAGCCTCATCTTATCTAATCACTCAAGGCTTTGAGCAAGTTTATCATCTCAAAGGCGGAATTTTAAAATATTTAGAAGAGATTCCTCCCGAAGAAAGTTTATGGGAAGGAGAATGTTTTGTCTTTGATGAACGTATAGCCATTAAACATCAACTCGAACCCGGAAGCTATGATATGTGCCGCAGTTGTGGTCATCCCATTTCAGAGATGGATAAAGAGTCTCCTCAATATGAAGAAGGTATTTGTTGTCCTTACTGTTTTGAGAGTCTCGGCCAAGAAAAAAGAAAGCGGCAACAAGAAAAAGTGCGGCAGTTACAACTCAAAAGTCGTAAAGCTTTTAAGAATGGTTAA
- a CDS encoding TetR/AcrR family transcriptional regulator, translating to MSREQAIRQLIPVFRRYGYEGATLSRLSMATGLGRSSLYHHFRGGKEEMAAAVLEYVGQWFETTILAALRTRDEPLERLRVMCENLNEFYQQGQENCLLNAITFGEGNDLFHRQIEQMLKIWLDELARLLLEAGIPAEIAKHRAQEAIILIQGALVLARGLGNTAPFEEMIASLPERLLA from the coding sequence ATGTCTAGAGAACAAGCGATTCGGCAATTAATCCCGGTTTTTCGGCGATATGGTTATGAGGGAGCAACCCTGTCACGTTTATCAATGGCAACGGGTTTAGGGCGTTCGAGTCTGTATCATCACTTTCGGGGAGGGAAAGAAGAAATGGCCGCCGCCGTATTAGAATATGTGGGGCAATGGTTTGAGACGACGATTTTAGCCGCTTTACGCACTAGGGATGAACCCCTGGAACGCCTGCGGGTGATGTGCGAGAATTTAAATGAGTTTTATCAGCAAGGTCAAGAAAATTGTTTACTCAATGCCATTACCTTTGGGGAGGGTAATGACCTATTTCACCGCCAAATTGAACAAATGCTGAAAATTTGGCTAGATGAACTGGCGCGTCTGTTACTAGAAGCCGGAATACCAGCAGAAATAGCTAAACATCGGGCACAAGAGGCTATAATCTTAATTCAAGGGGCTTTGGTATTGGCTAGGGGATTGGGTAACACGGCTCCTTTTGAGGAGATGATCGCTTCTCTTCCTGAGCGGCTTTTGGCTTAG
- a CDS encoding sulfatase-like hydrolase/transferase has protein sequence MSRYLREYKPKTTFPGVIGRTVDQSSPAWPKPLPAKEGTPNVLFSVLDDTGFGQFGCYGSPIQTPNLDALAANGLRYNIAAD, from the coding sequence ATGTCCAGGTACTTACGTGAATACAAACCCAAAACCACTTTTCCTGGTGTAATAGGACGGACAGTAGATCAGTCTAGTCCTGCTTGGCCAAAACCTTTGCCAGCTAAAGAAGGCACTCCTAATGTGCTGTTTAGCGTCCTTGATGATACGGGATTCGGTCAATTTGGTTGTTATGGGAGTCCCATCCAAACACCCAATCTAGACGCACTAGCCGCCAACGGGTTGCGCTACAATATTGCTGCTGATTAA
- a CDS encoding class I SAM-dependent methyltransferase has product MAAKTLGLDAGLYEYFQAVSLREPEILTQLRQETAQHPMARMQIAPEQGQFLALLIQLMGAKKTLEIGVFTGYSSLVVALALPPEGKVIALDLDEGYTGIARRYWELAGVTDKIDLRLAPALESLAQLLQQGEAETFDFAFIDADKSNYDHYYEAALKLVRPGGLIAIDNVLWSGRVADPSVQDNRTKIIRSLNEKLHQDPRINLSLVPIADGLTLAMKNF; this is encoded by the coding sequence ATGGCTGCCAAAACTCTCGGATTAGATGCGGGTTTGTATGAATATTTCCAGGCGGTTTCTTTACGAGAACCCGAAATTTTAACTCAATTACGCCAAGAAACAGCCCAACATCCTATGGCAAGAATGCAAATTGCGCCAGAGCAAGGACAGTTTCTAGCTTTATTAATTCAATTGATGGGAGCGAAAAAAACGCTAGAAATCGGCGTATTTACGGGCTATAGTAGCTTAGTGGTGGCTTTAGCCCTTCCCCCCGAAGGTAAGGTGATCGCCCTAGATCTTGATGAAGGCTATACAGGGATCGCCCGTCGCTACTGGGAACTAGCGGGAGTGACTGATAAAATTGACCTTCGTCTTGCTCCGGCTCTGGAGAGTTTAGCGCAACTCCTGCAACAAGGAGAAGCAGAAACCTTTGATTTTGCCTTTATTGATGCTGATAAAAGCAATTACGATCACTATTATGAAGCGGCATTAAAGTTAGTTCGTCCAGGTGGATTAATTGCCATTGATAATGTGCTTTGGAGCGGAAGAGTGGCTGATCCCAGCGTCCAAGATAATAGAACAAAAATCATTCGCTCATTGAATGAAAAACTACACCAAGATCCCCGAATTAATCTTAGTCTAGTGCCTATTGCTGATGGGTTAACTTTGGCAATGAAAAATTTTTGA
- a CDS encoding tyrosine-type recombinase/integrase produces the protein MKPSKNTEKPKKASAGSVSLESFRDRLRVRFSFNGKQYTIGLGVSDTLENRKLAQAKVKELQSDLVLQRFNPENLSKYKLRKDLNVVRPPEKKELTLTELWNKYVSYKSCTVKAKTLNEYKTTVGSHINKMPVQDISKALDVRKYLLAHTTDSMTKRILIHINACVKWGIKNKLVELDKSPYEGMATELRHNWEDNSIPDAFSDQELEAIFDAFANHKGVLKAGTTDVYRGYAYNFYLPFVKFLAYTGCRPSEAIGLTWGQIDDKLQTITFDRSIVHIKGEAVENEKSKNNRSRKFRCDDKLTNLLKSIKNLKVSPNELVFKSPTGKAINYNNFSNRAWNKVVDPLLGRETTPYQLRDTFITKQISNGISAAVVAKWVDNSVRIIEERYLDSDKITNICPRN, from the coding sequence ATGAAACCTAGTAAGAACACTGAGAAACCTAAAAAAGCCAGTGCAGGAAGCGTTAGTCTAGAGAGTTTTCGAGATCGTTTACGAGTGCGATTTAGCTTTAATGGTAAACAGTACACAATTGGCTTAGGAGTGAGTGATACCTTAGAAAATAGAAAGCTTGCCCAAGCAAAAGTAAAAGAATTACAGTCGGATCTAGTTTTACAGAGATTTAATCCTGAAAACTTGTCTAAATACAAGTTAAGAAAAGATTTAAATGTTGTAAGACCTCCTGAGAAAAAAGAATTAACCCTTACCGAGTTATGGAATAAATATGTTTCTTACAAGAGTTGCACAGTGAAAGCTAAAACATTAAACGAATATAAAACAACTGTTGGTAGTCATATAAATAAAATGCCAGTGCAAGATATTAGCAAAGCTCTTGATGTAAGGAAATATTTACTCGCTCATACGACGGATTCAATGACAAAAAGAATTTTAATCCACATAAATGCTTGTGTTAAGTGGGGTATTAAAAACAAGTTAGTTGAATTAGACAAGAGTCCTTACGAAGGAATGGCAACAGAACTGCGTCACAACTGGGAAGATAATTCTATTCCAGATGCTTTTTCTGATCAAGAATTAGAAGCAATATTCGATGCTTTTGCTAATCATAAAGGAGTTTTAAAAGCAGGAACTACAGATGTGTATAGAGGATACGCTTACAACTTTTATCTCCCTTTTGTAAAATTTCTTGCTTATACGGGATGCAGACCTAGCGAAGCCATTGGGTTAACTTGGGGACAAATAGACGATAAATTACAAACAATAACATTCGATAGATCTATAGTCCATATAAAAGGTGAAGCGGTTGAGAATGAAAAATCAAAAAACAATAGATCTCGTAAATTTAGATGTGATGATAAGCTTACTAATTTGTTAAAAAGCATAAAAAATCTTAAGGTTTCTCCTAACGAATTAGTTTTTAAATCTCCGACAGGAAAAGCGATTAATTATAATAACTTCTCTAATCGTGCCTGGAACAAAGTTGTAGATCCTTTATTAGGAAGAGAGACAACCCCTTATCAATTACGAGACACATTCATAACAAAACAAATCAGTAATGGTATTTCTGCGGCAGTGGTAGCTAAGTGGGTTGATAATTCAGTAAGGATTATCGAAGAAAGATATTTAGATAGTGACAAAATTACCAACATTTGTCCTAGAAATTAA
- a CDS encoding DUF262 domain-containing protein, with protein sequence MSQILELEDEREEWEEELGDDDEQDESDTSHFDIKQISKIVVYGTDWTTETILNQLTRENINLNPSFQRRDAWNIIRKSRFIESLILGLPVPQIVLVEREKGKYLVLDGKQRLLTILQFYNQSKSVNNNFKLKGLEFLSELNGLKWENFDPLHRDTLDALDNQTIRTTIIRNWQSEDFLYKVFLRLNVENTPLSPQELRQALNPGKFTDYIDDWSNKSQGLKYIFPKQPDFRMRDNQLLLKYVAFQYFLPAYRGSLKAFLDETCKKLNKAWEKDQDNIEKTLQQFEDAMMLTIKIFGQDNFGRIWLKNKEKYEKNRSYSLLEAILFYFSDPVIRERVNEVDPTKIEQAFKTLCSSSQDFINSLKSTTNTIAKTYTRLALWGKALREVLKIDFNIPELIDNRIFFSGFR encoded by the coding sequence ATGAGCCAGATATTAGAGCTAGAGGACGAAAGAGAAGAGTGGGAAGAAGAACTTGGCGATGATGATGAACAGGATGAGTCAGATACTTCTCACTTTGATATCAAACAGATTTCTAAAATTGTTGTTTATGGAACTGATTGGACAACAGAAACTATCTTAAATCAACTGACCCGTGAGAATATTAACTTAAATCCTAGTTTTCAGCGCCGAGATGCTTGGAATATTATACGCAAGAGTCGTTTTATAGAATCTTTGATTTTAGGGCTTCCTGTACCACAAATAGTTTTAGTAGAAAGAGAAAAAGGTAAATATTTAGTGCTAGATGGTAAGCAGCGTTTACTCACCATTTTGCAATTTTATAATCAAAGTAAATCAGTTAATAATAATTTTAAGTTAAAAGGTTTAGAATTTCTCTCCGAGCTTAATGGATTGAAATGGGAAAACTTTGATCCTTTACATCGTGACACTTTAGATGCTTTAGACAATCAAACAATTAGGACAACAATCATACGAAATTGGCAAAGTGAAGATTTTCTATATAAAGTCTTTTTGAGATTAAATGTTGAAAATACTCCTTTATCTCCTCAAGAACTCAGACAAGCTTTAAATCCCGGCAAGTTTACTGATTATATAGATGATTGGTCAAATAAAAGTCAAGGGTTAAAATATATTTTCCCTAAACAACCAGATTTTAGGATGCGTGATAATCAATTACTCTTAAAATACGTTGCATTTCAGTATTTTTTGCCTGCATATAGAGGGAGTTTAAAAGCTTTTCTAGATGAAACCTGTAAAAAACTTAATAAAGCTTGGGAAAAAGATCAAGATAATATAGAGAAAACTCTTCAACAATTTGAAGATGCTATGATGCTTACTATCAAGATATTTGGCCAAGATAATTTTGGAAGAATTTGGTTAAAAAATAAAGAAAAATATGAAAAAAATCGGAGTTATTCTTTACTAGAAGCAATATTATTTTATTTTTCAGATCCAGTCATTAGAGAAAGAGTAAACGAGGTAGATCCAACAAAAATTGAACAAGCATTTAAGACTCTTTGTTCTTCATCACAAGATTTTATCAATTCCCTCAAAAGCACTACAAATACTATTGCTAAAACTTACACAAGATTGGCCCTTTGGGGGAAGGCTTTACGAGAAGTTTTGAAAATAGATTTTAACATTCCTGAATTAATTGATAATCGGATTTTTTTTTCAGGATTTAGATAA
- a CDS encoding glutathione S-transferase family protein has product MIKLYGHELSGNSYKVKLFLSLLNLDYEYIQVDLMQGEHKGEEFLKLNPFGQVPVLVDDQTILSDAQAILVYLARRYGNEQWLPNDAESLSRIVRWLSTTAGEIRQGTEAARLFYLFNAKSVNIDVATQKAAFILHQIDQHLQGREWLELGHPTIADVAVFPYIALAPDGKIALDHYPNIQAWIERIKNLPGFVGMPNIEVSKKAIAISA; this is encoded by the coding sequence ATGATTAAGCTATACGGACATGAACTCTCGGGTAACAGTTACAAAGTGAAACTCTTTTTATCTTTGTTGAATCTTGACTATGAATACATACAGGTTGATCTGATGCAAGGAGAACACAAAGGAGAAGAATTTCTCAAGCTTAACCCCTTTGGACAAGTGCCTGTATTGGTGGATGATCAAACCATCCTTTCAGATGCTCAAGCTATTTTAGTGTATTTAGCGCGTCGTTACGGCAATGAACAATGGTTACCCAATGATGCAGAGTCTCTTAGCCGCATCGTGCGTTGGTTATCCACTACTGCTGGAGAAATTCGCCAAGGTACAGAAGCCGCTAGACTATTTTACTTATTTAATGCTAAGAGCGTCAATATTGATGTGGCAACTCAAAAAGCGGCTTTTATTCTTCATCAAATTGACCAACATTTACAAGGGCGAGAGTGGTTAGAATTAGGACATCCTACCATTGCTGATGTGGCTGTATTTCCTTATATTGCCTTAGCGCCCGATGGAAAAATTGCTCTTGATCACTATCCTAATATACAAGCTTGGATTGAGCGTATTAAAAACCTGCCGGGTTTTGTAGGAATGCCGAATATAGAAGTGTCTAAAAAAGCCATCGCTATTTCAGCATAA
- a CDS encoding ATP-binding response regulator — protein sequence MVEVKDHILLMVSQSENRRLLTDLLKTEYSLLFFVNEKSLSQDFDLCIVDGLALKRYQCQLQARREASEPVFLPFVLLISRPQMKIINDVLPAQVDEALVIPIEKVELLGRLKALLRSRRLTLELKAANEQLQHLNAFKSRFLSMASHDLRSPLSAISASAQLLQNHYHKLSRDKQERILQLMHSGVKRMTQLLNDIVIINQAEEGKLTFHPSFFNLDQFCQELVEQFQMASGSRHQIEFMSVTDSKTDHFKLFNSDFKVYMDKNLLYHIFSNLLDNAIKYSPDGGIISCKLIYQEHQVICQIKDPGIGIPLEKQQKLFEAFVRGDNVEKIRGTGLGLSIVKQCVELHGGTIACESQINLGTTFIVTLPYGYEKFH from the coding sequence ATGGTTGAGGTCAAGGATCATATTTTGCTGATGGTGTCTCAAAGCGAAAATCGTCGTTTACTGACAGATTTATTAAAAACTGAATATTCTCTCTTGTTTTTTGTCAATGAGAAAAGCCTGAGTCAAGACTTTGATTTATGTATTGTAGATGGATTAGCTTTAAAACGTTATCAATGCCAGTTACAGGCGCGACGAGAGGCATCTGAACCGGTTTTTCTGCCTTTTGTGCTGTTAATTTCCCGTCCTCAGATGAAAATTATTAACGATGTGTTACCGGCTCAAGTGGATGAAGCGCTCGTTATTCCCATTGAAAAGGTAGAACTCTTAGGGCGGCTAAAAGCCTTATTGCGATCACGTCGCTTAACCCTGGAATTAAAAGCGGCTAATGAGCAATTACAGCACCTCAATGCCTTTAAAAGCCGCTTTCTTTCTATGGCTTCCCATGATTTACGTAGTCCTTTAAGTGCTATTTCTGCCAGTGCCCAACTTTTACAAAATCATTATCACAAGCTTTCTAGAGACAAGCAGGAAAGAATTCTTCAGTTGATGCACTCAGGAGTGAAGAGGATGACCCAATTATTAAATGATATTGTGATTATTAATCAGGCCGAAGAAGGAAAATTAACCTTTCATCCTTCCTTTTTTAACTTAGACCAATTTTGTCAAGAATTAGTGGAGCAATTTCAGATGGCTTCAGGCAGTCGGCATCAAATTGAATTTATGAGTGTCACTGACTCGAAGACAGATCATTTTAAATTGTTTAACTCAGATTTCAAAGTTTACATGGATAAAAATTTATTATACCATATTTTTTCTAATTTACTTGATAATGCCATTAAATATTCTCCAGATGGCGGGATAATTTCTTGTAAATTAATTTATCAAGAGCATCAAGTTATTTGTCAAATCAAAGATCCCGGCATAGGCATTCCGCTTGAAAAGCAACAAAAATTGTTTGAGGCTTTTGTGCGAGGCGATAATGTAGAAAAAATTCGGGGGACAGGATTAGGATTATCCATTGTTAAACAATGTGTAGAGCTTCACGGCGGAACCATCGCTTGTGAAAGTCAAATTAACCTAGGGACGACTTTTATTGTTACCCTACCTTATGGCTATGAGAAATTTCATTAA
- a CDS encoding SRPBCC family protein, with protein sequence MSNWLEHTVQVEVNAPIELVWSLWSDIEQMPRWMKWIESVKVLEDNPELSRWKLASGRFEFTWLSKILRVIPNQIIQWESVDGLPNRGAIRFYDRHGSSVVKLTVAYSIPGWLGKLMDNLFLGRVVESTIQADLERFKQYTMNVQSQS encoded by the coding sequence ATGAGCAATTGGTTAGAACATACCGTACAAGTTGAAGTTAATGCGCCGATTGAGCTAGTCTGGAGTTTATGGTCTGATATAGAACAGATGCCCCGTTGGATGAAGTGGATTGAGTCTGTTAAGGTCTTAGAAGATAATCCTGAGTTGTCCCGTTGGAAATTGGCTAGTGGTCGCTTTGAATTTACTTGGTTATCGAAAATTTTAAGAGTGATTCCCAATCAAATTATTCAATGGGAATCTGTGGACGGGTTACCAAATCGAGGGGCAATTCGCTTTTATGATCGTCATGGCAGTAGTGTGGTTAAATTGACGGTGGCTTATTCGATTCCGGGTTGGTTAGGTAAGTTAATGGATAATCTTTTTTTAGGTCGTGTGGTTGAATCTACCATCCAAGCCGATTTAGAACGATTTAAACAGTATACAATGAACGTCCAAAGTCAATCCTAA
- a CDS encoding 2Fe-2S iron-sulfur cluster-binding protein, producing the protein MTVQIRFLPDDITIDATAGEPMLEVAQRAGVLIPTGCLMGSCHACEVELDDGTPICACISAVPAGTKSITINLYSDPLW; encoded by the coding sequence ATGACCGTTCAAATTCGATTTTTACCTGATGATATCACCATTGATGCTACTGCGGGAGAACCCATGTTAGAGGTAGCACAAAGGGCCGGTGTTCTTATTCCTACAGGTTGTTTGATGGGGTCTTGTCATGCCTGTGAAGTCGAGTTAGATGATGGAACACCTATCTGTGCTTGTATTAGTGCTGTGCCAGCCGGGACAAAGTCTATCACGATTAATTTATATTCTGATCCCCTTTGGTAA
- a CDS encoding HEPN domain-containing protein: MPRSPRFRALEKELNILRKYFLPRKFDPSGLYSERQLVHASSYRVLAHAEIEAYLEDRMKEIALSAVKAWKKNAEIRRTLICLLAFSGMELEAPPDSLTPKQTSSKQKHKEKLQLDQKIDKALSCFISCVNDNHGIKEKNLLTLLLPIGINCDYLEEFWLTSMNSFGENRGIIAHTSASSYKTTQPINPKDELDNIKKIVYGEPGVQGLKDIDELLNALMK, encoded by the coding sequence ATGCCTCGTTCTCCAAGATTTAGAGCGCTAGAAAAGGAGCTAAATATACTTAGAAAATATTTTCTACCTAGAAAATTTGATCCATCTGGCTTATATTCTGAAAGACAGTTAGTTCATGCAAGTTCTTATCGAGTATTAGCTCATGCTGAAATTGAAGCTTATCTTGAAGATCGAATGAAAGAAATAGCATTGTCAGCCGTTAAAGCTTGGAAGAAAAATGCAGAAATTCGACGCACATTAATCTGTTTACTTGCTTTTTCGGGAATGGAATTAGAAGCACCTCCAGATTCGCTTACGCCTAAACAAACGAGTTCCAAGCAAAAACATAAGGAAAAGTTACAATTAGATCAGAAAATAGATAAAGCTCTTAGCTGTTTTATCTCTTGTGTAAATGATAATCATGGTATTAAAGAAAAAAATCTTTTGACTCTGCTTTTACCTATCGGGATCAACTGTGATTATCTAGAGGAATTCTGGCTTACTTCTATGAACTCCTTTGGTGAGAACAGGGGAATTATTGCTCATACCTCAGCATCATCCTATAAAACTACACAACCTATCAACCCTAAAGATGAGTTAGATAATATTAAAAAAATTGTTTATGGAGAGCCAGGTGTACAAGGGTTGAAAGATATTGATGAATTACTTAATGCTCTTATGAAGTGA
- a CDS encoding YidH family protein, translating into MSQPPINSETPKQRSTNELAADRTELAKYRSRAAADRTLMAWIRTSLSLIAFGFGIPTIVKAIENTHLGHNLNPVRFSVIVGLSFIATGMLGMALGLREHRRLLKQIQSNCYTYESSNSAEIIAVALLMIGLLSFIGVIIRSLNF; encoded by the coding sequence ATGAGCCAGCCGCCTATCAACTCAGAAACCCCTAAACAGCGTTCTACCAATGAATTAGCAGCAGACCGCACCGAACTGGCTAAATATCGCAGCCGGGCAGCAGCAGACCGCACTTTAATGGCTTGGATACGCACCTCTCTATCCTTGATTGCTTTTGGCTTTGGTATTCCCACTATCGTCAAGGCGATTGAAAATACCCATCTTGGTCATAACCTTAACCCAGTCAGATTTTCGGTCATCGTGGGACTGTCTTTTATTGCTACGGGAATGCTGGGGATGGCTTTAGGATTGAGAGAACATCGTCGCTTACTCAAACAAATTCAGAGCAATTGCTATACTTACGAATCCTCTAATAGTGCGGAAATTATTGCGGTGGCTTTGCTAATGATTGGGTTACTTAGTTTTATTGGGGTAATTATTAGGTCGTTAAATTTTTGA
- a CDS encoding pyridoxamine 5'-phosphate oxidase family protein yields MARNFTNIAFTDGVKATQSCYGSREIYDNFAKRGVSEDVLTAKEIEFIAARDSFYMGTVNSNGWPYIQFRGGPQGFLKVLDEKTLGFVDFNGNQQYLSSGNLKDNNRIFLFLMDYAHRRRLKIWGRAQVIDDNPELLNQLADPNYQAELGRVFLIKMEALDWNCPQHIPIRYSEAEVQEMIAPLAARIRELESQLGQ; encoded by the coding sequence ATGGCTAGAAATTTTACGAATATAGCCTTTACTGATGGCGTGAAAGCGACTCAAAGCTGCTACGGTTCTAGAGAAATTTATGATAACTTTGCCAAGCGAGGGGTATCTGAAGATGTATTAACAGCGAAAGAAATAGAATTTATTGCGGCACGAGACAGCTTTTATATGGGAACAGTTAATAGTAATGGCTGGCCTTATATACAATTTCGAGGAGGGCCTCAAGGATTTTTAAAAGTTCTCGATGAGAAAACTTTAGGTTTTGTAGATTTTAATGGGAATCAACAATATCTGAGTTCAGGGAATCTAAAAGACAATAACCGAATTTTCTTATTTTTGATGGATTATGCTCATCGAAGACGCTTAAAAATTTGGGGACGCGCCCAAGTAATTGATGATAACCCCGAATTGCTCAATCAATTAGCTGACCCCAATTATCAAGCCGAATTAGGACGAGTATTTTTGATTAAAATGGAAGCGCTTGATTGGAATTGTCCCCAACATATTCCCATTCGTTATTCTGAGGCAGAAGTCCAAGAAATGATTGCTCCGCTTGCGGCACGGATTCGGGAATTAGAGAGTCAATTAGGGCAATAA
- a CDS encoding pyridoxal phosphate-dependent aminotransferase — translation MKLATRVGKVTPSLTLTIAAKAKAMKGQGIDVCSFSAGEPDFDTPTHIKEAAKLALDQGKTKYGPAAGEPKLREAIAKKLYQDNHLNYPPEQVMVTNGGKHSLFNLMLALIEPGDEVIIPAPYWLSYPEMVTLAGGTSVIVQTQADYDYKITPEQLKEAITPKTKLFVLNSPSNPTGTVYTPQEIQKLAEIIVEKDILVVSDEIYEKILYDGAEHQSIGSFGDEIFQRTIISNGFAKSYSMTGWRIGYMAGPKELIKAMTTIQSHSTSNVCTFAQYGAVAALEGSQECVEQMCKAFAERRQVMLERINQIDKLSCPVPNGAFYVYVDISQTGMTSLDFSDKLLESQNVAVIPGIAFGNDTTIRLSYATDMKTIEKGLDRIAQFMASL, via the coding sequence ATGAAGTTGGCCACCCGAGTCGGTAAAGTCACCCCTTCCCTAACATTGACCATTGCTGCTAAAGCTAAAGCAATGAAAGGACAAGGGATCGATGTTTGTAGTTTTAGTGCTGGAGAACCGGATTTTGATACACCTACCCATATCAAGGAAGCGGCTAAACTGGCTTTAGATCAAGGTAAGACCAAGTATGGTCCGGCAGCCGGAGAACCCAAGTTAAGAGAAGCCATCGCTAAAAAATTGTACCAAGATAACCATCTCAATTATCCCCCTGAACAGGTGATGGTGACCAATGGCGGGAAACATTCTCTATTTAACTTGATGTTGGCTTTAATTGAACCTGGGGATGAAGTGATTATTCCTGCTCCCTACTGGCTGAGTTATCCTGAAATGGTAACCCTGGCCGGGGGAACATCGGTTATTGTGCAAACTCAAGCTGATTATGATTATAAAATTACCCCTGAGCAATTAAAAGAAGCCATTACCCCAAAAACTAAGTTATTTGTTCTTAACTCGCCTTCTAACCCTACAGGAACGGTTTACACGCCACAAGAAATCCAAAAGTTAGCCGAAATTATCGTGGAAAAGGATATTTTGGTGGTTTCTGATGAGATTTATGAAAAAATTCTCTATGATGGCGCAGAACATCAAAGTATTGGGAGTTTTGGCGATGAGATTTTTCAGAGGACGATCATTAGTAATGGGTTTGCCAAAAGCTATTCCATGACGGGTTGGCGCATTGGCTATATGGCGGGACCGAAAGAACTCATTAAAGCAATGACTACCATCCAGAGTCATAGTACCTCGAATGTTTGTACTTTTGCTCAGTATGGCGCGGTAGCGGCTTTAGAAGGTTCTCAAGAATGTGTCGAACAGATGTGTAAAGCTTTCGCCGAACGCCGCCAGGTGATGTTAGAGAGAATTAATCAAATTGATAAGCTCAGTTGTCCGGTTCCCAATGGTGCTTTTTATGTTTATGTTGATATTAGCCAAACGGGAATGACTTCTCTGGATTTCTCGGATAAGTTACTGGAGTCTCAAAATGTCGCCGTAATTCCGGGGATTGCTTTTGGTAATGATACCACTATCCGTCTGTCTTATGCTACCGATATGAAGACGATTGAAAAAGGATTGGATCGTATCGCCCAGTTTATGGCATCTTTGTGA